In Rhizobium sp. WSM4643, the following are encoded in one genomic region:
- a CDS encoding S24 family peptidase: MLKDQEQFEREERAKRLVMARKNAGFAGPKAIVDRFGWNANVYKAHESGRNGFGIADAKKYARAFKVNLNWLQFGTGNALDPDELPASVADVPKISWVSAGQLSEQAPITDFSEFPTVAALDLPDGEWIALEVEGNSMNKISPPGSIIFVNLRDKRLAPNALYVVADETGAATYKRYRPNDDPPFQPASYEDVPPPEFQGAVTIVGRVRRSIIEM, encoded by the coding sequence ATGTTGAAAGATCAGGAACAATTTGAGCGCGAAGAACGCGCAAAGCGGCTGGTCATGGCCAGGAAGAATGCCGGCTTTGCCGGGCCGAAGGCGATCGTCGATCGGTTCGGCTGGAATGCCAATGTCTACAAGGCGCATGAATCCGGCCGCAACGGCTTCGGCATTGCCGATGCGAAGAAGTACGCCCGCGCTTTCAAGGTCAATCTCAACTGGCTGCAGTTCGGAACCGGCAACGCGCTCGATCCTGATGAGCTGCCGGCCTCAGTCGCCGATGTCCCAAAAATCTCCTGGGTCAGCGCCGGCCAGCTGAGCGAGCAGGCGCCGATCACCGATTTTTCGGAATTCCCGACGGTCGCCGCCCTCGATCTGCCCGATGGCGAATGGATCGCGCTCGAGGTCGAGGGCAATTCGATGAACAAGATCTCGCCGCCGGGCTCGATCATTTTCGTCAATCTGCGCGACAAGCGCCTGGCGCCGAATGCGCTTTATGTCGTCGCCGACGAGACGGGGGCCGCAACCTACAAGCGCTATCGCCCGAATGACGACCCGCCCTTCCAGCCCGCTTCCTACGAAGACGTGCCGCCACCGGAATTCCAGGGCGCCGTCACCATCGTCGGCCGCGTCCGCCGGTCGATCATCGAGATGTGA
- a CDS encoding sigma-70 family RNA polymerase sigma factor translates to MSIQAEAAPAQQTNHMNALELFRTGRDYIEISAILGWPVPSVETEIHWLRSAEKGDTAQQDHACGETRRLPHRTARPGAPVNFAGGRRRLRA, encoded by the coding sequence ATGAGCATCCAGGCCGAGGCCGCGCCAGCGCAGCAAACCAATCACATGAACGCGCTGGAACTCTTCCGCACCGGCCGAGACTACATCGAAATATCAGCCATCCTCGGGTGGCCGGTGCCCTCGGTGGAAACCGAGATCCACTGGCTGCGAAGCGCTGAGAAGGGCGACACCGCCCAGCAGGACCATGCCTGTGGCGAGACCAGGCGGCTTCCTCACCGCACCGCCAGGCCCGGCGCCCCGGTCAATTTTGCCGGTGGGCGGCGGAGGCTGCGGGCTTGA
- a CDS encoding GcrA family cell cycle regulator yields the protein MTITFWTEDKIVRAEKLWKEGLSAREIANLFGSKKNTVINMAHRNRDRFPSRQDTWHPQPKPGPPIQPIRHPDRVTRVTLSGAHVTMPRVPSIDGPAEP from the coding sequence GTGACCATCACCTTTTGGACGGAAGACAAGATCGTCAGGGCGGAAAAGCTCTGGAAGGAAGGGCTGTCGGCGAGAGAAATCGCCAACCTGTTCGGCTCGAAGAAGAACACCGTCATCAACATGGCGCATCGAAACCGCGACAGGTTCCCCTCGAGGCAAGACACCTGGCATCCGCAGCCGAAGCCGGGCCCGCCCATCCAGCCGATCCGCCACCCCGACCGCGTCACGCGGGTGACCCTGTCCGGCGCGCATGTGACGATGCCGCGCGTGCCGTCCATCGATGGGCCAGCGGAGCCATGA
- a CDS encoding response regulator transcription factor, giving the protein MSHVTPRETEVIRWMASGKTAAEIGTILGISPITVNTHIANAKMKLGVFKETALVAAALRNGIIR; this is encoded by the coding sequence ATGAGCCACGTCACCCCACGCGAAACCGAAGTGATCCGCTGGATGGCGTCGGGCAAGACCGCCGCCGAGATCGGCACCATTCTCGGCATCTCGCCGATCACCGTGAACACCCACATCGCCAACGCCAAGATGAAGCTCGGCGTCTTCAAGGAAACGGCGCTGGTCGCCGCGGCACTCAGAAACGGCATCATTCGATAG
- a CDS encoding carboxylesterase/lipase family protein has protein sequence MFADGGRTFLLFLAVASCQLTFAPRLGAAEDTVTIDSGMLKGERSGTVVSFKGIPYAAPPVGDLRWRNPRPVETWSGIKDARDFGPSCMQADDLPKSEDCLTLNVWTPVKRPRTPLPVMVWIYGGALAQGNTPQYPGGQLAAQRVVFVSMNYRMGRLGYFAHPALMKESADEPVGNYGYMDQLAALKWVQRNIEAFGGDPKKVTIFGESAGGGSVMAHMISPLSRGLFRGAILQSPDLPTARAESTPLSTLKEAEKTALDYAASLGIDGSDAEALTALRALPAEKLTEGASAQEVLAGMSTGKPVIGISGAMIDGRFLLETPEAAFAAGRQAQVPVIVGANDRDIGIGEAAMKDDLFALFGKHATEARTLYDPSGQQTLAELTQQVLADKTLVEPSRHLADEMIRAGQPTWWYRFSYVAEALRNDPAWKGTPHGFEIPFTFDIPDALVKDKVTPADWAMATLASAYWVEFATSGDPNGGSRPKWPHHDPFVHRVIDFTNQGVTFGADPLKPRLDLWQSYWEEKE, from the coding sequence GTGTTTGCGGACGGCGGGCGCACGTTTCTGCTCTTTTTGGCCGTCGCATCGTGTCAGCTGACCTTCGCGCCACGATTGGGTGCGGCAGAGGACACCGTGACGATCGACAGCGGAATGCTGAAGGGTGAGAGGTCGGGCACGGTCGTCAGCTTCAAAGGCATACCCTATGCGGCGCCGCCGGTTGGCGATCTGAGATGGCGTAATCCGAGGCCAGTGGAGACGTGGAGCGGTATCAAGGATGCCCGCGATTTCGGGCCGTCCTGCATGCAGGCCGACGACCTGCCGAAGTCAGAGGATTGTCTGACCCTCAATGTCTGGACACCCGTCAAGCGTCCCCGGACGCCGCTGCCGGTGATGGTTTGGATTTACGGTGGCGCTCTTGCCCAGGGAAACACCCCTCAATATCCCGGTGGTCAGCTAGCCGCCCAGAGAGTTGTGTTCGTCAGCATGAACTACCGCATGGGCCGGCTGGGTTACTTTGCCCATCCTGCCCTGATGAAGGAATCCGCTGACGAGCCCGTCGGCAACTATGGCTACATGGACCAGCTTGCAGCCTTGAAATGGGTCCAGCGAAATATCGAAGCCTTCGGCGGCGATCCGAAGAAAGTGACGATATTCGGAGAGTCGGCCGGTGGCGGCTCGGTGATGGCGCATATGATATCGCCGTTGTCACGGGGGCTTTTCCGCGGCGCCATCCTACAGTCACCTGACCTCCCGACCGCGCGTGCTGAGAGCACGCCCTTGTCAACATTGAAAGAAGCCGAGAAAACCGCATTGGACTATGCCGCTTCCCTGGGAATCGATGGAAGCGATGCCGAGGCTCTGACGGCCCTTCGGGCGCTGCCTGCGGAAAAGCTGACCGAAGGTGCATCGGCACAAGAGGTGCTGGCGGGGATGTCGACGGGCAAGCCCGTCATCGGCATATCAGGCGCGATGATTGACGGACGGTTTTTGCTCGAAACGCCGGAAGCGGCTTTTGCGGCCGGCCGTCAGGCGCAGGTTCCGGTCATCGTCGGGGCAAATGATCGGGATATCGGTATCGGTGAGGCCGCGATGAAAGACGATCTCTTCGCGCTGTTCGGGAAGCATGCCACCGAAGCCCGCACCCTCTACGATCCCTCCGGCCAACAGACCCTCGCTGAGCTGACGCAGCAGGTTCTGGCTGACAAAACGCTTGTTGAACCGTCTCGCCACCTCGCTGACGAGATGATCCGCGCCGGTCAGCCGACGTGGTGGTATCGTTTCTCCTATGTCGCCGAGGCTCTCCGCAACGATCCGGCATGGAAAGGCACTCCGCACGGCTTCGAAATTCCGTTTACGTTCGACATTCCAGACGCACTGGTGAAAGACAAGGTGACGCCTGCCGACTGGGCGATGGCCACATTGGCGAGTGCTTATTGGGTCGAATTTGCAACGAGCGGTGACCCCAATGGAGGCTCACGGCCAAAATGGCCTCACCACGACCCCTTCGTCCACAGGGTCATCGACTTCACCAATCAAGGCGTGACGTTCGGAGCCGATCCGCTGAAGCCACGGCTCGACCTCTGGCAAAGCTATTGGGAGGAGAAGGAGTGA
- a CDS encoding AAA family ATPase: MPTLYLTCGLPGSGKTSLAKIIEHEASALRLTGDDWMHKLYPGISTPEAETGPCRGRVESLQWQIALRAIRLQCNVVVDWGVWSREERDTCREEARAAGARVVLCFLDVPFDALWDRVSRRNAELPAATFDISRADLLRWWTLFEPPTAEELALYDRQTHPAITALG, encoded by the coding sequence ATGCCCACGCTCTACCTCACTTGCGGTCTTCCCGGTTCGGGGAAGACGTCGCTTGCCAAGATCATCGAACATGAAGCATCTGCCCTCCGTCTGACCGGCGACGACTGGATGCACAAGCTTTACCCCGGCATCTCCACTCCGGAAGCCGAAACTGGTCCGTGCCGAGGCAGAGTCGAGAGCCTGCAATGGCAGATCGCTTTGCGTGCCATCAGGCTCCAGTGTAACGTTGTCGTGGATTGGGGCGTGTGGTCGCGGGAAGAACGCGACACCTGCCGGGAGGAAGCTCGCGCAGCCGGTGCCCGCGTCGTCCTCTGCTTCCTCGACGTTCCTTTCGATGCGCTTTGGGACCGGGTCTCCCGACGAAACGCCGAGCTTCCAGCCGCCACGTTCGACATCTCGCGGGCGGACCTGCTTCGATGGTGGACGCTGTTCGAGCCGCCAACCGCCGAGGAATTGGCGCTTTACGATCGGCAAACCCATCCAGCCATCACCGCCCTTGGATGA
- a CDS encoding adenylate/guanylate cyclase domain-containing protein codes for MSENRKLAAILAADVVGYSRLAGADEDLTLARLRTLRSDLIDPTIAVHHGRVVKRTGDGALVEFRSVVDAVRCAIEVQNGMVERNHGVPQDRRIEFRIGIHLGDVVEESDGDLMGDGVNIASRLEGVAAAGAICLSEDAYRQVKARLDLSVSDLGSTQLKNIAEPIRIYSLQVGSAATKSAAASETATSQPATAAPPKLSIAVLPFANMSGDAEQDYFADGISEDIITALSKLSQLFVIARNSSFTFKGKNVQVQEVGTKLGVRHVLEGSVRKSGNRVRITAQLIDATTGGHLWAERFDRDLTDIFAVQDDVTQQIVDALAVNLTEGDRQRLAPGQTRHPEAYDCFLRGRELWHRLTRQTNSDARDLLQRAIELDPNFASAHAFLALTHGLDYLNRWSALPQRSVEQAEAAATLAVARDDSDPVAHWALGMVKLYSRQHDEAISEVERAIVLNPNFAEGQVSLGEALIYSGRPEEALAYFDRARVLNPYFPDIVLHFQALALFQLRRYEEAVQLLLQRVSRNPVTDVSRALLAACYGHLGRFEEARATWQEVMRVNPDYSLEYRRKVLPFKNPADFELVVEGLRKAGVVQ; via the coding sequence ATGAGCGAGAACCGAAAGCTGGCTGCGATCCTGGCCGCGGACGTGGTCGGGTACAGCCGCCTTGCAGGCGCCGACGAGGACCTCACCCTGGCGAGGTTGCGCACACTGCGCAGCGATCTCATCGATCCGACGATCGCCGTGCACCATGGCCGCGTGGTGAAGCGCACCGGCGATGGTGCGCTGGTCGAGTTCCGCAGCGTGGTGGACGCCGTGCGCTGCGCCATCGAGGTGCAGAACGGCATGGTGGAGCGCAATCACGGCGTCCCGCAGGACCGTCGCATCGAGTTCCGGATCGGTATCCATTTGGGCGATGTCGTCGAGGAAAGCGACGGCGATCTGATGGGCGACGGCGTCAACATCGCTTCGCGATTGGAGGGCGTCGCCGCGGCGGGCGCCATCTGCCTGTCCGAGGATGCCTATCGCCAGGTCAAGGCGAGGCTCGACCTCTCGGTCAGCGATCTCGGCAGCACGCAGCTCAAGAACATCGCCGAGCCGATCCGGATCTATTCGCTGCAAGTCGGCAGCGCAGCGACCAAGTCAGCCGCGGCCTCGGAAACCGCAACGAGCCAACCGGCGACGGCAGCGCCGCCGAAGCTGTCGATCGCCGTCCTGCCCTTCGCCAACATGAGCGGTGACGCCGAACAGGACTACTTCGCCGACGGCATCTCGGAAGACATCATCACGGCGCTATCGAAGCTGTCGCAGCTCTTCGTCATCGCTCGCAATTCGTCGTTCACTTTCAAGGGCAAGAACGTCCAAGTGCAGGAGGTGGGCACGAAACTCGGCGTGCGGCATGTCCTCGAGGGCAGCGTACGCAAGTCGGGAAACAGGGTACGCATCACCGCGCAGCTCATCGACGCGACCACCGGCGGGCATCTATGGGCGGAGCGGTTCGATCGCGACCTCACCGACATATTCGCGGTTCAGGACGATGTCACCCAGCAGATCGTCGATGCGCTGGCGGTCAACCTGACAGAGGGCGACCGGCAAAGACTTGCGCCGGGGCAGACCCGGCACCCCGAGGCATATGACTGCTTCCTGCGCGGCCGGGAGCTGTGGCACCGGCTGACGAGGCAAACGAACAGCGACGCCCGCGACCTTTTGCAACGTGCCATCGAACTGGACCCGAACTTCGCCTCGGCGCACGCCTTCCTCGCCCTTACCCATGGGCTCGACTACCTGAACCGGTGGAGCGCGTTGCCGCAGCGCTCGGTCGAGCAAGCCGAAGCGGCGGCGACGCTGGCGGTAGCGCGGGATGATAGCGATCCCGTGGCGCACTGGGCGCTCGGTATGGTCAAGCTCTACTCGCGACAGCACGATGAAGCCATCAGCGAGGTCGAGCGTGCGATCGTCCTCAATCCGAACTTCGCCGAAGGGCAGGTCAGCCTCGGCGAGGCACTCATCTATTCAGGCAGACCTGAGGAGGCACTCGCCTATTTCGATCGGGCGAGGGTCCTGAACCCGTATTTTCCGGATATCGTTCTTCACTTTCAGGCCTTGGCCTTGTTTCAATTGCGAAGGTACGAAGAGGCCGTCCAACTATTGCTGCAGCGCGTCAGCCGCAACCCCGTCACCGATGTCTCGCGCGCGCTTCTGGCCGCCTGTTACGGGCACCTCGGCCGTTTCGAAGAGGCTCGCGCGACGTGGCAAGAGGTGATGCGCGTCAATCCCGACTACTCCCTGGAATACCGTCGCAAAGTCCTGCCCTTCAAGAACCCCGCCGATTTCGAGCTCGTCGTGGAGGGGCTACGCAAGGCCGGTGTCGTACAATGA
- a CDS encoding DoxX family protein, whose translation MMISTTQQTSIRARLQPIVTLVETAQRLVRAFAQPSVVQAVVRIALAVPFWKSGILKWDGFLQLNDTAVTLFTDEFMLHLPGGPYAYPAPVTMAFLSGAAEITFPILLVLGFATRFAATGLLFMTLIVELTVPDGWPIHITWAAMALSLMAWGPGKLSIDHWLAHWFGRRPA comes from the coding sequence ATGATGATATCGACGACCCAACAGACTTCGATCAGAGCCAGGCTTCAGCCGATCGTCACACTTGTAGAGACGGCACAGAGACTGGTTCGGGCCTTTGCGCAGCCGAGCGTCGTTCAGGCGGTTGTGCGCATCGCTCTGGCCGTGCCCTTTTGGAAGTCGGGCATTCTGAAGTGGGATGGCTTCCTGCAATTGAACGATACGGCGGTCACATTGTTCACCGACGAATTCATGCTCCATCTGCCGGGCGGTCCCTATGCCTATCCGGCGCCGGTAACCATGGCCTTCCTGTCCGGCGCTGCCGAGATCACCTTTCCGATCTTGCTGGTTCTGGGCTTCGCTACCCGGTTTGCGGCAACCGGCCTGCTGTTCATGACGTTGATCGTCGAGCTCACGGTGCCGGACGGATGGCCGATCCACATTACCTGGGCTGCGATGGCGCTGTCGCTCATGGCATGGGGGCCGGGAAAACTGTCGATCGACCATTGGCTTGCACATTGGTTTGGCCGCCGGCCTGCCTGA
- a CDS encoding HvfC/BufC N-terminal domain-containing protein, whose translation MLRLDPPSRRIEPLTYAADFAPALTNPDAGTPDGVVGPNGKGAIKRYNVYRNNVTVSLIDALAGIFPAVQRLTGAEFFRAMARFHVRATPPTSPLLFEYGRDFPAFIEQYEYARSLPWLPDVARIERAWLDAYHATDVEPLAADALASVPPDRLGDLVFAAHPATRIVRSDYPALTIFAANRGDGSIIRIEVVDPEDALITRPDMEVAVRYLPLGGAAFLISLIAGEPLGVAAAKAIDACPSFDIAASVAGMIEAGVFCGITLGDA comes from the coding sequence ATGTTGCGGCTTGATCCCCCATCTCGCCGCATAGAGCCCCTGACTTATGCGGCGGATTTTGCGCCGGCCCTGACCAACCCGGACGCTGGGACGCCCGACGGCGTTGTCGGGCCGAACGGCAAGGGAGCGATCAAACGCTACAACGTCTACCGCAACAACGTCACCGTCAGTCTGATCGATGCCCTCGCCGGGATTTTCCCGGCGGTGCAACGCCTGACGGGGGCGGAGTTTTTCCGCGCCATGGCGCGCTTTCACGTGCGCGCCACGCCACCGACATCGCCGCTTCTCTTCGAATATGGCCGGGATTTTCCCGCGTTCATCGAACAGTACGAATATGCCCGGTCCTTGCCCTGGCTTCCCGATGTCGCCCGGATCGAACGGGCTTGGCTGGACGCCTACCACGCAACGGATGTCGAGCCCCTTGCCGCTGATGCTCTTGCTTCCGTTCCGCCGGATCGTCTCGGTGATTTGGTCTTTGCAGCGCATCCGGCAACAAGGATCGTTCGGTCGGACTATCCGGCGCTGACGATCTTTGCCGCCAATCGCGGTGACGGCTCCATAATCCGGATCGAAGTGGTCGACCCGGAAGATGCGCTTATAACGCGGCCGGATATGGAGGTGGCGGTTCGTTACCTTCCTTTGGGCGGCGCAGCGTTCCTGATTTCCCTCATTGCCGGCGAACCGCTTGGTGTCGCCGCAGCCAAGGCCATCGACGCTTGTCCGTCGTTCGACATCGCGGCCAGCGTGGCTGGCATGATCGAAGCGGGGGTATTTTGCGGCATCACTCTCGGAGACGCATGA